The genomic interval TTGGGCATACTGCTAGGAGGTCCAGGGGGGCCTCTAGGACCTTGCGGTCCAATGGGTCCTGCAAGAAAAATAAGGCGTGAGCACAGATATACCAACAGGACCTTTACATTGCAAGTAATTCTTTTGTCATTacaatttttaagtatttatggATAAGTGGTAAATTTACCTTGCGGTCCTGGTGGTCCTGGTGGTCCTGGTGGTCCTTGGCGTCCAGTTGAGTCTCCTTctaagagaaaattaaaagggaaaatcagtatttttaaaatatttgtatgttgGCACCGATTGTCTTCGGTCAACTGGATCAGagaggatttcaggacatcaaCTCACGATTCTCCCTCCATGGACTGAGGTCAAAGGTTTTGATGTCTTCGCACATGGTGTAACCAGACTCACGAGGTCGGAACTGGAAGGGGTTCGGTGGTACTTCGTTGATACCAGTGTTGTCACAAATGATCCTAGCGAGTGACGTTTCCCTCAGGGAAGCCCTCTGCGCCTCAGTGAAGACTCCCTCATTCTCCCACCAAAATCTGAAATTGGACAGTTTGGTAATGTCTAAAGTCTCTGAATGTAAACGTGAAACAGAACGCAAATACCTCCAAATCTTTTGGAATGTCAGTTCTGTCACATACCGGTCTCCCTCGCGGATCTTCTCAAACTGAGTGGCAATCAGGCAGGCAAACAAGGGCCCCACTCGTCCTTCGCGAACAAATGGTTCAGACACTCCTCCCAACCACACATCAATGTTGTCAGCTGTGCCATAGTGGTCCCAAAGTTTTTCAGCCAGAACACTGTTGTTCATCACTACAGCCAGTTCTGCCCGAGTTCTTGGCTGTGATAGCCCACAGAAGCCACGCCATTTGTTGTAGCCTAAAAAGGGGACACAAAGGGTGACAATGATGCCATGTTTTAAGTGCCTGCAGAGTCCTAGATATTTGGGTAAAAATCACTCAAGACATAAGGAATCAATAGGTATGAAGACTAAAACAGTACCTGATATTCCGTggtctctgcctctctgcaaGTTGAGAGAGCCCAGATCCAGCGCCAGCTCAGAGGAGAATTTAAATAGCCTGTCCCTTAGCTCATCATGCATCATTTGCTCCTGTGTGTTTAGCTTGGCCCTTCTGCCCACCAAGCCCCTGATGATTGGGTCCAAACCACCTAAAGAACACGAGGAATAGGAACATTTCAAGTTTAATATACTACTGCAGATCCCACGAAGAATCATGATCCCAATCTGCAGTTCAATGTAGTCTCTTTTAGcgtttgttgttttggtttgataGTCCATCCTGTTTGTAATATAGCATAAGAACTTGAACTTAATAGGTCTGCTTATAGCACCCAGCACACCAGTTTTCATCGGTATTATTGCAATAAAGCTTCCAGCCAAGTGCAGAGCAGCACTCCTGTCAATGGGCAAGTGAAAAAAACTATATACCTTCTTGGATTTTACGTAACTAGGGGAGATCACCTACATCCTCACTGGAATAAGTCAGAATTCACTCCTGATTGATGTTGACCTTTCCTTGAGTGATTTATTATCTTCAATTTTCTTCAATTGAGGAGCTAAAGGAGCGCTGGACTTTTGAAATAGTATGGTCATGTTTATTGCAATCCTGGAACAGTGCTGGAAAATCAAAGCCTGTTGCAGTTGCATCTGATTGTTTTGGAGTATTTCTGTCCACTATTGCTGTAGTGTTTAATACAAGTTATTTCATTAAGGTGAATACTGACAAGTTAAAGATCCTAGACATACCTTCATGGATGACTCTCCATGGTGCGAAGAAGGCTTTGTGCAGCAATGGGCTGGGGAATTTAGGGTGCTCCTGGTAACGCTCATTGAGACGAAAGATGGTAGGCTGAATCGTCAGGTGGGCGAATCGGTAGGCCGCTGTTGCGAAAACATTGGAAATGCTGGGGTTCATGTTTTCATCATAACCGGGGTAGGTGGACAATTTCATGGCCATGTAGTCTGGACCAACAATGAGTCGTAAGTAATCTCTGTAAGTGATAACctgagagacaaaaaacaaatcaagttaATTGAACCATGCAAAAACATTCCAACAATTCTGTAATCGATACGGATAAGTCCCTCTCGAACCTGTGAATATCCTCCCATGATCTTGCGTGCTTCCTGATAGAGTCTCTCTCCGCCCCAGTGAGGATTGAGTTTAGCCAGAGCACGCGCCAGACGGTTGTGCTCACGCAAAAACAGTGTGTGCAAAGAGGTCAGAGCAATGTTCTCATTGCTGCGCTCGTCACCTGGCAGAAAAGCAGACCTGTTCTTTCAATACACGCAATCAGGAGTTGACTTATCTCAGTTGTGTTAATTATGACAACCACCATGTTTAATATGAGACATCAGCATTCTCGCTGTCACTCACCAGCCAGAAAGCAGGGAACCTCTTCAACATTTAAGTCATTGGTAATGCGAGCTCGGGTGGCACACATGTTGCTATTCATGTTGGTGAAGGGCAGGAGCTCGCGGCCGTTGTCCATGTATTGTGTGTTGACCCTCAACAGGCCCTTATCATTGGTGAGGTTGCGTAGGAAGCGAGCTTTAATATCCTCCGCACCGTATACCTGACCTACATCAATGAAAGCTGTGAGAGAGTTCATCTGCTGACGGATGGTGCTTGCACCAAAGATTTCGCCTGTTTTGCCAGAACCGCAAGCTGCTGCTGAGCGGAAGAAGGGGATGCATTCCTCTGAGTTTCTGCCAAAGCGAGGGTCTTGGTCGGGAATCTGTTTGCATGACAACAAGCAATTAACATCCaatatgtgtgtgggtgtttttgctatttgtattaatgcattttaattgtaCAGTGAAACAACACTGACCTCAATGGGGAAGCAGGGCTCTGTGCGTTCACAGCTTTTGTCACAGTCAATACCATTACTGAATGAGCGGATGACAGGAGAGTGAGGAGTGAAGGTCAGGTCATGGTCAGTCCATTGGCCAAAGATCGTCACCAGGTGAGTGTAAAGTGGGTCGCTCTCCACATCAGAGTTTGCTGTGCGCAGAATACGGTTGGACACTTCCCTTACCTGAGGACAGGATGTAGACAATAAGCACCCTAGATAAAAGGATTTGTAAAGCTACAATGGTCCAAGAGTGGTACAAGTGAGAAA from Plectropomus leopardus isolate mb chromosome 6, YSFRI_Pleo_2.0, whole genome shotgun sequence carries:
- the LOC121944790 gene encoding eosinophil peroxidase-like produces the protein MKWLFYLIAAGLYMCLQNCVHAESRLSRSVIEKAVIEAKATVDSAYEYSRRVSIDRVRRNVVSPSDVLRTLKQPVGPTRNAVRAADYMDNAVKIIKRSLERRQKRSINATDLISEEDLQVIADLTGCSPRHRVPSCKTTPDLDKFRTASSVCNNIKNPRQGSSNTPFTRWLPAEYQDKISLPKGWDPKLKIRRRFLPLVREVSNRILRTANSDVESDPLYTHLVTIFGQWTDHDLTFTPHSPVIRSFSNGIDCDKSCERTEPCFPIEIPDQDPRFGRNSEECIPFFRSAAACGSGKTGEIFGASTIRQQMNSLTAFIDVGQVYGAEDIKARFLRNLTNDKGLLRVNTQYMDNGRELLPFTNMNSNMCATRARITNDLNVEEVPCFLAGDERSNENIALTSLHTLFLREHNRLARALAKLNPHWGGERLYQEARKIMGGYSQVITYRDYLRLIVGPDYMAMKLSTYPGYDENMNPSISNVFATAAYRFAHLTIQPTIFRLNERYQEHPKFPSPLLHKAFFAPWRVIHEGGLDPIIRGLVGRRAKLNTQEQMMHDELRDRLFKFSSELALDLGSLNLQRGRDHGISGYNKWRGFCGLSQPRTRAELAVVMNNSVLAEKLWDHYGTADNIDVWLGGVSEPFVREGRVGPLFACLIATQFEKIREGDRFWWENEGVFTEAQRASLRETSLARIICDNTGINEVPPNPFQFRPRESGYTMCEDIKTFDLSPWRENQGDSTGRQGPPGPPGPPGPQGPIGPQGPRGPPGPPSSMPNIAFSVRLGNNNPQPGMPIIFSDAIYNGRNSYNMKTGYFTCELPGVYEFQFHLTIHNGDATVDLKCNGEIILHSFTTRQSGHVTASGSAYYKLARGDRVYLEANPSANGVTRDSYFSGHFLFKE